From Microcoleus sp. bin38.metabat.b11b12b14.051, one genomic window encodes:
- a CDS encoding DUF2809 domain-containing protein yields MKTLSPFNRAHPFFNYRVALVLSIIPIFFVGLSSEFYSGPGREFFNDYFGDFLYQIFLILLIVLMFPQVEPSKIAGGVFIFNCIIEFSQLWRPAFLQAIRATLFGRLFLGSGFSWEDFIGYFLGCTLGWVLVVWLKRKISW; encoded by the coding sequence ATGAAGACGTTATCACCTTTTAATCGCGCACATCCCTTTTTTAACTATCGAGTTGCTCTTGTTCTCAGCATTATCCCCATTTTCTTTGTCGGTTTAAGCAGCGAATTTTATTCTGGGCCCGGGCGAGAGTTTTTTAACGATTATTTTGGTGATTTTCTTTACCAAATTTTCTTGATTCTGCTAATTGTTTTGATGTTCCCGCAAGTTGAGCCGAGCAAAATTGCGGGGGGAGTTTTCATTTTTAACTGCATAATTGAATTTAGCCAACTGTGGCGGCCTGCTTTTTTACAAGCTATTCGCGCTACATTATTCGGACGTTTGTTCCTGGGTAGCGGTTTTTCTTGGGAGGATTTTATTGGCTATTTTTTGGGATGTACTTTGGGATGGGTTTTGGTGGTTTGGCTGAAACGGAAAATTAGTTGGTAG
- a CDS encoding serine hydrolase, giving the protein MQIDRRRRQRSIEPRSPINPRRPSSDRPAPSRRQTAVKPSYPVGNRPAPSRRQTAGPAPSRRRVRAKFSRLKYRNIMCLIAGALAIGWILTIPFRSRPLPEPPVILTQEALSPPTIEASENLVDRQSEPTFSYNIKTPPNPVYSQELQGIVDEAVKIATNKGLPAESLSISLIDVSNSKNHTFAGYQNQTLRFPASVAKLFWMAAFYSAMEKGLITERESAFKNDLEQMIRISNNDAASRIVDQITATESGGQLAGEQLQTWLKKRNQINTFFQSAGYNNISITTKNYPIYYLRQEEPIGRDLQLRGDPSQPIRNQVTTDQAARLMYEIYTRQAVSSIASRKMAYLLTRDLDPKVWKNDPNNSIQGFIGESLPTNIYFGSKVGYTSRSRTEAAFVRTLDDRAIYILVVFADNPAYAQDETAFPAISRYVFDRLNARGPGSSK; this is encoded by the coding sequence ATGCAAATAGACCGACGACGACGCCAGCGATCCATCGAGCCCCGCAGCCCAATCAACCCCAGACGCCCCAGCAGCGATCGCCCAGCCCCGTCGCGGCGTCAAACTGCCGTGAAGCCCAGCTATCCCGTAGGGAATCGCCCAGCCCCGTCGCGGCGTCAAACTGCTGGCCCAGCCCCGTCGCGGCGTCGAGTCAGGGCTAAATTTTCGCGGTTAAAATACCGTAACATCATGTGTTTAATTGCGGGGGCGCTGGCGATTGGTTGGATTCTCACCATACCCTTCAGAAGCCGCCCTCTCCCAGAACCTCCAGTGATTTTGACTCAAGAGGCTTTGTCGCCGCCGACAATTGAAGCATCGGAAAATTTAGTCGATCGTCAAAGCGAGCCTACCTTCAGCTACAACATTAAAACACCTCCCAATCCTGTTTACTCTCAAGAATTGCAAGGGATTGTTGATGAAGCTGTGAAGATTGCAACCAACAAAGGATTGCCCGCAGAATCGCTATCAATTAGTTTAATTGATGTCAGCAATTCCAAAAACCATACCTTCGCCGGATATCAAAATCAAACTCTCAGATTTCCGGCTAGCGTTGCTAAGTTATTTTGGATGGCTGCCTTTTATTCAGCCATGGAAAAAGGCTTAATTACGGAAAGAGAATCTGCCTTTAAGAATGACCTAGAACAAATGATTCGCATCTCCAACAACGATGCGGCTAGCAGAATAGTAGACCAAATTACAGCTACAGAATCCGGCGGACAGCTCGCAGGAGAACAGTTACAAACATGGCTGAAAAAACGTAATCAAATTAACACATTTTTCCAGTCAGCCGGCTACAACAATATTAGTATAACTACCAAAAATTATCCCATATACTATTTAAGGCAAGAAGAGCCAATCGGTCGCGATTTGCAATTGCGGGGCGATCCTTCTCAGCCGATTCGCAATCAAGTAACTACTGACCAAGCCGCCAGATTAATGTATGAAATATATACAAGACAAGCTGTTTCGAGTATTGCCAGCCGCAAAATGGCTTACTTGCTGACGAGAGATTTAGACCCTAAGGTGTGGAAAAATGACCCTAACAACTCGATACAGGGATTTATCGGCGAATCTTTACCAACTAATATTTATTTTGGTTCCAAAGTTGGCTATACTTCTCGTTCCCGTACCGAAGCTGCTTTTGTCAGAACTTTAGACGATCGCGCGATTTATATTTTAGTCGTTTTTGCCGACAATCCGGCTTATGCCCAGGACGAAACAGCTTTTCCGGCGATTTCGCGATACGTGTTCGATCGGCTCAACGCTCGCGGCCCGGGTAGCTCAAAGTGA
- a CDS encoding N-acetylmuramoyl-L-alanine amidase-like domain-containing protein — MRNFWSLAVLGLAIASTNNYLIPHVWAFGSQPAGTEVISTQTEKHGQDAATQLTGESENPEATKNQTVLGLPTLFWDFNHLAEISSSQLLEVLAGRPDSSNPERITETHTAAIPEDIARFEKVVQYAKQQNLPDRPLGEIVQAIADNFLGKPYTEGLLDKSGEEKLIVTLNQFDCVLFVETVVAIARGVAVKDYDYQNFVNRLESQRYLNGKLNGYCSRLHYFSEWINDNQKRQTVENITVELGGVPMNKQLNFMSQHRSSYPQMVKDEATYQCIVGVEAELAKTTVNYIPTNQIKSIYSQLKPGDIVAVATDVKGLDVTHTGFVYRNADGNLGFIHASPAGAVTVAYDLHRYISRVESAIGIVVARAKTPN; from the coding sequence ATGAGAAATTTTTGGAGTCTGGCTGTTTTAGGATTGGCGATCGCCAGCACGAATAATTATTTGATACCTCATGTTTGGGCATTTGGGTCCCAGCCAGCAGGCACAGAAGTTATCTCCACACAAACAGAAAAACACGGCCAGGATGCAGCGACTCAGTTGACGGGAGAAAGCGAAAATCCCGAAGCAACAAAAAACCAAACTGTTTTGGGTTTGCCGACTCTGTTTTGGGATTTCAACCATTTAGCCGAAATTTCCTCTTCCCAATTGCTGGAGGTGTTGGCGGGACGACCGGACTCAAGTAATCCCGAGAGGATTACCGAGACACATACCGCTGCCATACCCGAAGACATAGCACGTTTTGAAAAAGTTGTACAGTATGCAAAGCAACAAAATTTGCCCGATCGCCCGCTGGGAGAAATCGTACAGGCGATCGCCGATAATTTCCTCGGAAAACCCTACACCGAAGGTTTGCTCGACAAATCCGGCGAAGAAAAGTTAATCGTCACCTTGAATCAATTTGATTGCGTTTTGTTTGTCGAAACAGTGGTAGCGATCGCCAGAGGTGTAGCAGTCAAAGATTACGACTATCAAAATTTTGTAAATCGCTTAGAATCACAGCGGTATTTAAACGGTAAACTCAACGGTTATTGCAGCAGATTGCACTATTTTTCAGAATGGATTAACGACAATCAAAAACGGCAAACCGTAGAAAACATCACCGTTGAATTGGGCGGAGTACCCATGAACAAACAACTAAACTTCATGAGCCAGCACCGCAGCAGCTACCCGCAAATGGTGAAAGACGAAGCGACTTATCAGTGCATTGTGGGTGTTGAAGCAGAATTAGCCAAAACAACTGTTAATTACATCCCCACCAATCAGATAAAAAGTATTTATTCCCAGTTAAAACCTGGGGATATTGTAGCGGTAGCCACCGATGTCAAAGGACTCGATGTCACCCACACGGGTTTTGTGTACAGGAATGCAGACGGGAATCTCGGCTTCATTCACGCTTCGCCGGCTGGGGCTGTGACAGTTGCTTACGACTTGCACAGATATATTAGCAGAGTCGAAAGTGCGATCGGCATCGTAGTAGCTAGAGCAAAAACACCCAATTAA